A stretch of Lysobacter sp. K5869 DNA encodes these proteins:
- a CDS encoding putative baseplate assembly protein, which produces MNSQSCGCGGGACGDSACGCCDGIAASTPVDIANRPGLPELRYRVGTHGRFLASMQARLPTMEVETAGDDGLPPRTLRPLQALTTRDPADPAIALLDAWATVADVLTFYQERIANEGYVRTATERRSLVEMARLVGYAPRPGVSSSVFLSYTVDDNQAEPVDLPVGTRAQSLPGPDETPQSFETDAPLQARREWNDLSIRRERPQSIDSASVLSIDRVYVKGVDTGVQSGELLLFQFGAGAAAVYQIRRVVAVETDFIAQRSAISLQPMQPLLAQALSPLATLIGKLEQLQSQGNGNANALARSKALQSAVRLGAPHWPLAQWHQRIAEGVGGAALVPLDDFDDAIKRILLPLAAVRTQALALLKMLIAQLKWRIGQGEGDARAVDNAESLLGEIEQGHQVAPLQDWDGVLGSGVEEEESIQLIQDFDEAIEKLQPSASGPATSSPDEFVEGLLRKPAVQVANPQRLRRDLRSAFGYGADLQPQLITDFAPRLKDNYYQAWRGTEVKTQVLSQRLVALYSLGAGEALFGAATGRPMPEIVNNKVPAVQTWGDWLYAEDENDSNAFLGKSLPLLAKGDLVLVTRPGDTDLPDYRILTVDAARTGPRNAYGISGESTELEFGVDGTATIWRTVEAGKEGRDEIHELRRTWLHPQRKRLLPVPEPILDDVSGATLELGPLHQQLQSGRWVVVEGERSDIEGVRGVRASELMMVAGLEHGYDPYLPGDRPHTTLHLATALANAYYRDGLRIHANVVPASHGETRREVLGSSDARQPMQRFSLRQPPLTFRPAPTAAGAASTLKVLVDGVEWQEAANLSALTPDARAFVTLTGDDGVTQVIFGDGEHGLRPPSGFENLRAEYRNGIGGAGNVRAGQISLLISRPLGIKDVVNPLRASGGADRETLELIRENAPRSLMALDRLVSLSDYADFTRMFAGIAKADAVRLGDGTRELVHITVAGVDDMPIDEESDLYRNLLAALRELGDPALTVQVAMRERLALVLQAKLRLLPGYRWEPVSAAVRERLLDRFGFHARAIAQPALLCELVAAIQSVRGIDWVDVDSFGAIPETVVDYHSQQRRLITQGEITDTVREILDGDSDSNGFDDDDETHEPLQPPARVDAGRAEVEGERIRPARLAFFAPAIPDTLILNPVQ; this is translated from the coding sequence ATGAATTCCCAGTCCTGCGGTTGCGGCGGCGGCGCTTGCGGCGACAGCGCCTGCGGTTGCTGCGACGGCATCGCCGCGTCGACCCCGGTCGACATCGCCAACCGGCCCGGCCTGCCCGAACTGCGTTATCGCGTCGGCACCCACGGCCGTTTTCTGGCCAGCATGCAAGCGCGGTTGCCGACGATGGAGGTCGAAACCGCCGGCGACGACGGCCTGCCGCCGCGCACGCTGCGGCCGCTGCAGGCGCTGACCACGCGCGACCCGGCCGATCCGGCCATCGCCTTGCTCGACGCCTGGGCCACGGTCGCCGACGTGCTGACCTTCTATCAGGAACGCATCGCCAACGAAGGCTATGTGCGCACCGCCACCGAGCGCCGCTCGCTGGTGGAGATGGCGCGATTGGTCGGCTATGCGCCGCGTCCGGGCGTGTCGTCGAGCGTGTTCTTGTCCTACACCGTCGACGACAACCAAGCCGAGCCGGTCGATCTGCCGGTCGGCACGCGCGCGCAAAGCCTGCCCGGACCCGACGAAACCCCGCAGTCGTTCGAGACCGACGCGCCGCTGCAAGCGCGGCGCGAGTGGAACGACCTGTCGATCCGGCGCGAACGCCCGCAGTCCATCGACAGCGCCAGCGTGTTGTCGATCGACCGGGTCTACGTCAAAGGCGTGGACACCGGCGTGCAATCCGGCGAACTGCTGCTGTTCCAGTTCGGCGCCGGCGCCGCGGCGGTGTACCAGATCCGCCGCGTGGTCGCGGTGGAGACCGACTTCATCGCCCAGCGCAGCGCGATATCGCTGCAGCCGATGCAACCGCTGCTGGCGCAGGCCTTGTCGCCGCTGGCGACGCTGATCGGCAAGCTCGAACAATTGCAGAGCCAAGGCAACGGCAACGCCAACGCGCTGGCGCGGTCCAAGGCCTTGCAATCGGCGGTGCGCCTGGGCGCGCCGCACTGGCCACTGGCGCAGTGGCATCAGCGCATCGCCGAGGGCGTCGGCGGCGCCGCGCTGGTTCCGCTGGACGACTTCGACGATGCGATCAAGCGCATCCTGCTGCCGCTCGCCGCGGTGCGGACCCAGGCGCTGGCGTTGCTGAAGATGCTGATCGCGCAACTGAAATGGCGGATCGGCCAGGGCGAAGGCGATGCCCGCGCGGTCGACAACGCCGAATCCCTGCTGGGCGAGATCGAGCAAGGCCATCAGGTCGCGCCGTTGCAGGACTGGGACGGCGTGCTCGGCAGCGGCGTCGAGGAGGAAGAGTCGATCCAGCTGATCCAGGATTTCGACGAAGCCATCGAAAAGCTGCAACCGTCCGCGTCCGGCCCGGCCACCAGTTCGCCCGACGAGTTCGTCGAGGGCCTGCTGCGCAAGCCGGCGGTCCAGGTCGCCAACCCGCAGCGGCTGCGCCGCGATCTGCGCAGCGCCTTCGGTTACGGCGCCGACCTGCAGCCGCAACTCATCACCGATTTCGCGCCGCGCCTGAAAGACAACTATTACCAGGCCTGGCGCGGCACCGAAGTGAAAACCCAAGTCCTGTCCCAGCGCCTCGTAGCGCTGTATTCGCTCGGCGCGGGCGAGGCGCTGTTCGGCGCCGCCACCGGGCGGCCGATGCCGGAGATCGTCAACAACAAAGTGCCGGCGGTGCAGACCTGGGGCGATTGGCTGTACGCGGAGGACGAGAACGACAGCAACGCCTTCCTCGGCAAATCGCTGCCGCTGCTGGCTAAAGGCGATCTGGTGTTGGTCACCCGGCCGGGCGATACGGATTTGCCGGATTACCGCATCCTCACCGTCGACGCGGCGCGCACCGGTCCGCGCAACGCTTATGGCATTTCCGGCGAAAGCACCGAACTGGAATTCGGCGTCGACGGCACTGCGACGATCTGGCGCACGGTCGAAGCCGGCAAGGAAGGCCGCGACGAGATCCATGAGCTGCGCCGCACCTGGCTGCATCCGCAGCGCAAGCGGTTGCTGCCCGTGCCGGAACCTATCCTCGACGACGTGTCCGGCGCCACCCTGGAACTCGGCCCGCTGCATCAGCAACTGCAGTCCGGCCGCTGGGTGGTGGTGGAAGGCGAGCGCAGCGACATCGAAGGCGTGCGCGGCGTGCGCGCCAGCGAGCTGATGATGGTCGCGGGTCTGGAGCACGGCTACGACCCTTACCTGCCCGGCGATCGCCCGCACACTACTCTGCATCTGGCCACCGCGCTCGCCAACGCCTATTACCGCGACGGCTTGCGCATCCACGCCAACGTCGTCCCCGCCAGCCACGGCGAGACCCGCCGCGAAGTGCTCGGCAGCAGCGACGCGCGCCAGCCGATGCAGCGCTTCTCGCTACGCCAGCCGCCGCTGACCTTCCGCCCCGCGCCGACCGCGGCCGGCGCGGCCAGCACGCTCAAGGTCCTGGTCGACGGCGTGGAGTGGCAGGAAGCCGCCAACCTGTCCGCGCTGACGCCCGACGCGCGCGCCTTCGTCACCCTCACCGGCGACGACGGCGTCACCCAGGTCATCTTCGGCGACGGCGAACACGGCCTGCGCCCGCCCAGCGGCTTCGAGAATCTGCGCGCGGAATACCGCAACGGCATCGGCGGCGCCGGCAACGTGCGCGCGGGGCAAATCTCGCTGCTGATCTCGCGCCCGCTCGGAATCAAGGACGTGGTCAATCCGCTGCGCGCGTCCGGCGGCGCCGACCGCGAAACCCTGGAACTGATCCGCGAGAACGCGCCGCGCTCGCTGATGGCGCTGGACCGGCTGGTGTCGCTGTCGGACTACGCCGACTTCACCCGCATGTTCGCCGGCATCGCCAAGGCCGACGCGGTGCGCCTGGGCGACGGCACGCGCGAGTTGGTCCACATCACCGTCGCCGGCGTCGACGACATGCCGATCGACGAGGAGTCGGATCTCTACCGCAATCTGCTGGCCGCGCTGCGCGAACTCGGCGACCCCGCGCTGACCGTGCAAGTGGCGATGCGCGAACGCCTCGCGCTGGTGTTGCAAGCCAAGCTGCGGCTGCTGCCCGGCTATCGCTGGGAGCCGGTCTCGGCCGCCGTGCGCGAGCGCCTGCTCGACCGCTTCGGCTTCCACGCCCGCGCGATCGCGCAACCGGCGCTGCTGTGCGAACTGGTCGCGGCGATCCAGTCGGTGCGCGGCATCGATTGGGTCGACGTCGACAGCTTCGGCGCGATTCCCGAGACCGTCGTGGATTACCACTCCCAGCAGCGCCGGCTGATCACTCAGGGCGAAATCACCGACACCGTGCGCGAGATCCTCGACGGCGACTCGGACAGCAACGGCTTCGACGACGACGACGAAACCCACGAGCCGCTGCAGCCGCCCGCGCGCGTCGACGCCGGCCGCGCCGAAGTCGAGGGCGAGCGCATCCGGCCCGCGCGGCTGGCGTTCTTCGCCCCGGCCATTCCCGACACCCTGATCCTCAACCCGGTCCAGTGA
- a CDS encoding putative baseplate assembly protein, with translation MTLSCRNDPRRDAVRAFQGRVGLDFVEVSADQLTLHVYFLGKLPPELREDGPGLERHLRIEGGARIRDLRILDADPHLSDEPDVDDWLVLRLDRYGDHSRYRLRLLDIAGLDPMYASAEFSFKVGCPSDLDCKTAPACVEAPPPEPVISYLAKDYASFRRLIQDRLALIAPDWPLAHVPDIGVTLTELLAYAGDYLSYFQDAVATEAYLGTARQRISVRRHARLVDYFLHEGCNARAWVAIETDQDVSLPTAAMAFLSGVDPQWALPTVLGPTLMNEHPTLAFERFEPLLPDGTDALRLLAAHNRIGFYDWGREDCCLPRGATRATLRDAWVDGEGEARALDLKPGDVLLLREVRGPRSGLDVDADPARVWPVRLTQVERSEDPLFPVATGGDNVPARPTPLLEVQWHADDALPFPLCLSALGPAPACARLRDLSMAFANVVLVDHGRSLGPLDLGTVPQGESEAECLCEGQPGDVQRVPGRFDWRLPDAPLTHAEAAPPPARAASASLAQDPRAARPALRLVDSGGGAWTAVFDLLASRPDDRHVVAEIDNDGRARLRFGNGELGRRPGAGLEFTARYRIGNGRAGNVGAHSINRIYLGDGEWNGLRLSIDNPLAAAGGSEPESLAQARLLAPGAFRTQLMRAITADDYARIAERDARVQRANAELVWTGSWYEADVALDPYGQVPAGEELIAQTQAALERVRRMGHDLHVETAVYVPLDLALEVCALPGYERGEIHAALLERFGAGRRRDGGLGYFHPDRLGFGQNLRVSALVAEAMAVPGVECARVTRLQRLYAAPNRELEDGVLRLGAHEIPRLDRDPNYPEHGKLAISVGGGR, from the coding sequence ATGACTCTTTCCTGCCGCAACGATCCGCGCCGCGATGCGGTCCGCGCCTTCCAGGGCCGGGTCGGCCTGGACTTCGTCGAAGTCAGCGCCGATCAACTCACCCTGCACGTGTACTTCCTCGGCAAGCTGCCGCCGGAGCTGCGCGAAGACGGCCCCGGGCTCGAGCGCCATCTGCGCATCGAAGGCGGCGCGCGCATCCGCGACCTGCGCATCCTCGACGCCGACCCGCACCTCAGCGACGAGCCCGATGTCGACGATTGGCTGGTGCTGCGCCTGGACCGCTACGGCGATCACTCGCGCTATCGCCTGCGCCTGCTCGACATCGCCGGGCTCGATCCGATGTACGCCAGCGCCGAGTTCTCGTTCAAGGTCGGCTGCCCGTCGGACCTGGATTGCAAAACCGCGCCTGCCTGCGTCGAAGCGCCGCCGCCGGAGCCGGTGATTTCGTATCTGGCCAAGGACTACGCGAGCTTCCGCCGACTGATCCAGGACCGGCTCGCGCTGATCGCGCCGGATTGGCCGCTGGCGCACGTGCCCGACATCGGCGTGACCCTGACCGAACTGCTGGCCTACGCCGGCGATTACCTGAGCTATTTCCAGGACGCGGTCGCCACCGAAGCCTATCTGGGCACCGCGCGCCAGCGCATCTCGGTGCGCCGGCACGCGCGTCTGGTCGATTACTTCCTGCACGAAGGCTGCAACGCGCGCGCCTGGGTCGCGATCGAGACCGATCAGGACGTGAGCCTGCCGACCGCGGCGATGGCCTTCCTCAGCGGCGTCGACCCGCAGTGGGCGCTGCCGACAGTGCTCGGCCCCACGCTGATGAACGAGCATCCCACGCTCGCGTTCGAGCGCTTCGAGCCGCTGCTGCCGGACGGCACCGACGCGCTGCGTTTGCTCGCCGCGCACAACCGCATCGGCTTCTACGATTGGGGCCGCGAGGACTGCTGCCTGCCGCGCGGCGCCACCCGCGCCACCCTGCGCGATGCCTGGGTGGACGGCGAAGGCGAGGCGCGCGCGCTCGACCTCAAGCCCGGCGACGTGTTGCTGCTGCGCGAAGTGCGCGGCCCGCGCAGCGGTTTGGATGTCGACGCCGATCCCGCGCGGGTGTGGCCGGTGCGTCTGACCCAAGTCGAGCGCAGCGAAGATCCGCTGTTCCCCGTCGCGACCGGCGGCGACAACGTCCCGGCGCGGCCGACGCCGTTGCTCGAAGTGCAGTGGCACGCCGACGACGCGCTGCCGTTCCCGTTGTGCTTGTCGGCGCTGGGTCCGGCGCCGGCGTGCGCGCGTCTGCGCGATCTGTCGATGGCCTTCGCCAACGTGGTGCTGGTCGATCACGGCCGCAGCCTCGGCCCGCTCGATCTGGGCACGGTGCCGCAAGGCGAGAGCGAAGCCGAATGCCTGTGCGAAGGCCAACCGGGCGACGTGCAACGCGTACCCGGCCGCTTCGACTGGCGCCTGCCCGACGCGCCGCTGACCCACGCCGAAGCCGCGCCGCCGCCGGCGCGCGCGGCCAGCGCCAGCCTCGCCCAGGATCCGCGCGCTGCGCGCCCCGCGTTGCGCCTGGTCGACAGCGGCGGCGGCGCGTGGACCGCGGTGTTCGACCTGCTCGCCAGCCGCCCCGACGACCGCCACGTCGTCGCCGAGATCGACAACGACGGCCGCGCGCGGTTGCGCTTCGGCAACGGCGAACTCGGCCGGCGCCCCGGCGCGGGATTGGAATTCACCGCGCGCTATCGGATCGGCAACGGCCGCGCCGGCAACGTCGGCGCGCACAGCATCAACCGGATCTATCTCGGCGACGGCGAATGGAACGGGCTGCGCCTGAGCATCGACAACCCGCTCGCCGCCGCCGGCGGCAGCGAGCCCGAATCGCTGGCGCAGGCGCGCCTGCTCGCGCCCGGCGCGTTCCGCACGCAACTGATGCGCGCGATCACCGCCGACGACTACGCGCGCATCGCCGAACGCGACGCGCGCGTGCAGCGCGCCAACGCCGAACTGGTGTGGACCGGCAGTTGGTACGAAGCCGACGTCGCGCTCGATCCTTACGGCCAGGTGCCGGCCGGCGAGGAACTGATCGCGCAGACCCAGGCCGCGCTCGAACGCGTGCGCCGCATGGGCCACGACCTGCACGTGGAAACCGCGGTGTACGTGCCGCTGGATCTGGCCCTGGAGGTGTGCGCCCTGCCCGGCTACGAGCGCGGCGAAATCCACGCCGCGCTGCTGGAACGCTTCGGCGCCGGGCGCCGCCGCGACGGCGGGTTGGGCTACTTCCATCCCGACCGACTCGGCTTCGGCCAGAACCTGCGGGTCAGCGCGCTGGTCGCCGAGGCGATGGCGGTGCCGGGCGTCGAATGCGCGCGCGTCACCCGCCTGCAACGCTTGTACGCCGCGCCCAACCGCGAACTCGAAGACGGCGTGCTGCGCCTGGGCGCGCACGAAATCCCGCGGCTCGACCGCGATCCCAACTATCCCGAACACGGCAAGCTCGCGATCAGCGTCGGAGGTGGCCGATGA
- a CDS encoding phage baseplate assembly protein V, whose protein sequence is MSDGPNGAGQFPGLYRGTVVINVDPEMRGRLMLTIPDVLAFVPSTWVEPCTPLSGPVGPGMGVYMVPPPGAGVWVMFEHGDPDKPVWLGCRFDTRGDPPAMAKLGNPLDPNIIIQSMLQNMLMISDMPPTPLTGGIVLKSATGAMLVVNDSGIYLDNGKGASIWLVGPTITFNKTAMAIT, encoded by the coding sequence ATGAGCGATGGACCCAACGGCGCCGGGCAGTTCCCGGGCCTCTACCGCGGCACCGTGGTGATCAACGTCGACCCGGAAATGCGCGGCCGGCTGATGCTGACCATTCCCGACGTGCTGGCCTTCGTGCCCAGCACCTGGGTCGAACCGTGCACGCCGCTGTCCGGCCCGGTCGGTCCGGGCATGGGCGTGTACATGGTGCCGCCGCCGGGCGCGGGCGTGTGGGTGATGTTCGAACACGGCGACCCGGACAAACCGGTGTGGCTGGGCTGCCGCTTCGACACCCGCGGCGATCCGCCGGCGATGGCCAAGCTCGGCAATCCGCTGGACCCCAACATCATCATCCAGTCGATGCTGCAGAACATGCTGATGATCAGCGACATGCCGCCCACGCCGCTGACCGGCGGCATCGTGCTCAAGAGCGCCACCGGCGCGATGCTCGTGGTCAACGACAGCGGCATCTACCTCGACAACGGCAAGGGCGCGTCGATCTGGCTGGTCGGGCCGACCATCACCTTCAACAAAACCGCGATGGCCATTACCTGA
- a CDS encoding GPW/gp25 family protein, which produces MHLDFPFRIDGRGRSAQTDHAGYVRDLIEQLVFTQPGERVNRPDFGSGLMQLVFAGNSPELAATVQFTLHAALQRWLSDLIEVRELSVDADDATLTVSLSYVLLRTREPFSASFTRAL; this is translated from the coding sequence ATGCACCTCGACTTCCCCTTCCGCATCGACGGCCGCGGCCGCAGCGCGCAGACCGATCACGCCGGCTACGTGCGCGACCTGATCGAGCAACTGGTGTTCACCCAGCCCGGCGAGCGCGTCAACCGCCCCGATTTCGGCAGCGGCCTGATGCAGTTGGTGTTCGCCGGCAACAGCCCAGAGCTGGCGGCGACCGTGCAGTTCACCCTGCACGCGGCGCTGCAGCGCTGGCTGTCGGATCTGATCGAAGTGCGCGAGCTCAGCGTGGACGCCGACGACGCCACCCTCACCGTCAGCCTCAGCTACGTGCTGCTGCGCACCCGCGAACCCTTCAGCGCCAGCTTCACCCGCGCCCTCTAG
- a CDS encoding DUF6519 domain-containing protein: protein MKGDFSRVSFDPRNHFSQVLLQQGRVTLDADPNEQSAILLHYLRTLARDLFGPYAAPVDNAGFDLQLDGDDGALTLDIGAGRYYVQGLLCENEGCSYIDQPHFHPQPQGKEQGSGDPLRRWLESSNRDDEARFWVYLKVWERHLTSVEFPSLREVALGGPDTCSRAQVVWQVRALALDEIEQTLQRRMEELKKRADATQDTTERDRLLARIQDLDTRLSQLREDYRQGCAAPLALFDRDGAPTLAAQLKQPDRLDDPCITSPDAEYRGAENHLYRVEIHRGNEDGGTATFKWSRDNGSVLTRWIGGGGSRLEVANARDFRDAQWIELSDEDDDLLGLPGSLCRIASVEGNTLILSAEQDRLAGATTKVRRWDQSANGDIRLSDGAVPVSDDKGDYGWIDLEDGVQVRFADGDYRTGDYWLIAARTTGKIDWPQDAAGQARYLPPRGEDPQYAPLGFVGPNSDGNPTAETPCRCLVHPTSTCGLLQGRVRDTNGRDVAKPQNVAIAAAETATAATAATAATAATGKANTAKVAKSTVKRKDG, encoded by the coding sequence ATGAAAGGCGACTTCTCGCGGGTGAGCTTCGACCCCCGCAACCATTTCAGCCAGGTGCTGCTGCAACAGGGCCGGGTCACCCTGGACGCGGATCCCAACGAGCAAAGCGCGATCTTGCTGCACTACCTGCGCACGCTCGCGCGCGACCTGTTCGGGCCGTACGCCGCGCCGGTCGACAACGCCGGCTTCGACCTGCAGCTCGACGGCGACGACGGCGCGCTGACGCTGGACATCGGCGCCGGGCGCTACTACGTGCAAGGCCTGCTGTGCGAGAACGAGGGCTGCAGCTACATCGACCAGCCGCACTTCCATCCGCAGCCGCAAGGCAAGGAGCAAGGTTCCGGCGACCCCCTGCGGCGCTGGCTGGAATCGTCCAACCGCGACGACGAAGCGCGCTTCTGGGTCTATTTGAAGGTGTGGGAACGCCATCTCACCAGCGTCGAATTTCCCTCGCTGCGCGAGGTCGCGCTCGGCGGCCCCGACACCTGCAGCCGCGCCCAGGTGGTGTGGCAGGTGCGCGCGCTGGCGCTGGACGAGATCGAACAGACCTTGCAACGGCGCATGGAAGAACTCAAGAAACGCGCCGATGCGACGCAGGACACCACCGAGCGCGATCGCCTGCTCGCGCGCATCCAAGACCTCGACACGCGCCTGAGCCAGTTGCGCGAGGACTACCGGCAAGGCTGCGCGGCGCCGCTGGCGCTGTTCGACCGCGACGGCGCGCCGACGCTGGCCGCGCAACTCAAGCAGCCCGACCGCTTGGACGACCCGTGCATCACCAGCCCCGACGCCGAATACCGCGGTGCCGAGAACCATCTGTACCGGGTCGAGATCCACCGCGGCAACGAAGACGGCGGCACCGCCACGTTCAAATGGTCGCGCGACAACGGCAGCGTGCTGACCCGCTGGATCGGCGGCGGCGGCAGCCGCTTGGAGGTGGCGAATGCGCGCGACTTCCGCGACGCCCAGTGGATCGAGCTCAGCGACGAGGACGACGACCTGCTCGGCCTGCCCGGCTCGCTGTGCCGCATCGCCAGCGTCGAGGGCAATACCCTGATCCTCAGCGCCGAACAGGACCGCCTCGCCGGCGCGACCACCAAGGTGCGGCGCTGGGACCAAAGCGCCAACGGCGACATCCGTCTGAGCGACGGCGCGGTTCCGGTCAGCGACGACAAAGGCGACTACGGCTGGATCGATCTGGAAGACGGCGTGCAGGTGCGCTTCGCCGACGGCGATTACCGCACCGGCGACTACTGGCTGATCGCGGCGCGCACCACCGGCAAAATCGATTGGCCGCAAGACGCCGCCGGGCAAGCGCGCTATCTGCCGCCGCGCGGCGAGGATCCGCAGTACGCGCCGCTGGGTTTCGTCGGCCCCAATTCCGACGGCAACCCGACCGCCGAGACGCCGTGCCGCTGCCTGGTGCATCCGACCAGCACCTGCGGCCTGCTGCAGGGGCGCGTGCGCGACACCAATGGACGCGACGTGGCGAAGCCTCAGAACGTCGCCATCGCCGCCGCCGAGACCGCGACGGCCGCGACGGCCGCGACGGCCGCGACGGCCGCGACGGGCAAGGCGAACACGGCCAAGGTCGCCAAGAGCACGGTCAAACGCAAGGACGGTTGA